One segment of Carcharodon carcharias isolate sCarCar2 chromosome 16, sCarCar2.pri, whole genome shotgun sequence DNA contains the following:
- the LOC121289109 gene encoding volume-regulated anion channel subunit LRRC8B-like isoform X2 translates to MFTVSEFKWLTDPQTAYRILKPWWDVFSHYICMVMLLISLLGGTLQIAQNKMLCLPCKVVVNEYCKAPWESNIGTSVNNTPVLSGIKNLLDKQQYAYIDAVCYEKQLHWFSKFFPYLVLWQTLLFLICSNFWFKYPSTSSRLEHFITILHKCFDSPWTTRALSEAVEISGEKQSYRKAKQISRLSFSNLNFEMGTKFTVSRVEPNLTDATERTILDRKEGEQAKAIFEKVKKFKAHVEEKDIVYKLYMRQIIFKVILFILIISYIPYYIIELHFDINCNVDIQIFTGYQQYHCVHSLSTIFRILASFYTILVVLHGFLSVYSLYWMLRRSLKKYSFETVREESSYRDIPDIINDFAFILHLSDQYDPLYSKRFSVFLSEVSENKLKQINLNLEWTAERLRYKLQKTPQDKMELYLFMLSGLPDAVFELKELEVLKLELLTEAKFQAAMSQLTNLKELHLYHTPTTVEPQALNCLSENLQTLYIKFTDMDKSPRWIFNLKNLTELHLAGNLKMEKNHFVSLSGLENLKNLKVLYMKNSLPHIPAVVTGSGLPLNKLSIDNEGTKLTVFNTLKNMINLTNLELLYCDLERIPHSIFSLYNLREIDLKGNRLKTIEEIISFQHLKWLSCLKLWHNAIAYIPVQIGTLSNLEQLYLNNNRIESVPPQLFLCRKLRYLDLSNNHLTSFGDEIGNLKHLQYLNVSNNNNSYPMDYFSATIYGHCCWERTA, encoded by the exons ATGTTTACTGTGTCCGAGTTCAAATGGTTGACAGATCCTCAGACAGCCTACCGCATATTAAAACCATGGTGGGATGTTTTTAGCCATTACATCTGCATGGTGATGCTCTTGATTTCCCTGCTAGGAGGAACACTCCAGATTGCTCAGAATAAAATGTTATGCCTTCCTTGCAAGGTGGTTGTCAATGAGTACTGCAAGGCCCCTTGGGAGAGTAATATTGGTACTTCAGTAAATAATACTCCTGTTCTAAGTGGAATAAAGAACCTTCTCGACAAGCAGCAGTACGCATACATTGATGCTGTGTGCTATGAGAAGCAGCTTCATTGGTTTTCCAAGTTCTTCCCCTACCTTGTGCTCTGGCAGACGCTGCTCTTTTTGATTTGCAGCAACTTTTGGTTCAAGTACCCCAGCACCAGTTCAAGGCTCGAGCACTTCATCACCATTCTGCACAAGTGCTTTGACTCACCATGGACAACACGGGCATTGTCTGAGGCAGTCGAGATCAGTGGCGAGAAGCAGTCTTACCGCAAAGCGAAGCAAATATCCAGACTATCTTTCTCCAACTTAAACTTTGAAATGGGTACCAAgtttacagtgagcagagtggagcCCAATCTTACCGATGCCACCGAAAGAACTATCCTGGACCGAAAGGAAGGGGAGCAAGCAAAAGCCATCTTTGAAAAGGTGAAGAAGTTCAAAGCACATGTTGAAGAAAAAGATATTGTCTACAAGTTGTATATGAGACAGATTATTTTCAAAGTGATTCTATTCATTCTTATTATTTCATATATTCCCTATTATATTATTGAGTTGCATTTTGATATCAATTGCAATGTTGATATACAGATATTTACAGGATATCAACAGTATCACTGTGTCCATTCCTTGTCAACTATATTCAGAATCTTAGCATCTTTTTATACAATACTGGTTGTGTTACATGGATTTCTTAGTGTCTATAGCCTATACTGGATGCTCAGACGCTCACTGAAGAAATATTCTTTTGAAACTGTTCGTGAGGAAAGTAGTTACAGGGACATTCCAGACATTATAAATGATTTTGCTTTCATTCTTCACTTATCAGACCAATATGATCCACTTTATTCAAAGCGATTCTCAGTCTTCCTCTCAGAGGTCAGTGAAAACAAGTTGAAGCAGATTAACCTTAATCTGGAGTGGACAGCAGAAAGATTAAGGTATAAACTGCAGAAGACCCCTCAAGACAAGATGGAGTTGTACCTGTTCATGTTAAGCGGACTCCCAGATGCTGTCTTTGAACTGAAAGAACTTGAAGTGCTAAAATTGGAGCTCCTAACTGAAGCCAAATTCCAAGCAGCAATGTCTCAGCTTACCAACCTTAAGGAGTTGCACCTTTACCACACACCAACCACAGTGGAACCGCAGGCATTGAATTGCTTATCTGAAAATCTACAAACATTGTACATCAAGTTCACTGACATGGATAAAAGCCCACGTTGGATATTTAATCTAAAGAATCTGACAGAACTTCATTTAGCTGGTAACTTAAAAATGGAAAAGAATCACTTTGTGTCCTTAAGCGGACTTGAGAACCTAAAGAACTTAAAAGTTCTATACATGAAAAATAGTCTTCCTCACATTCCAGCAGTGGTAACTGGGTCAGGACTCCCCTTAAACAAACTGTCTATTGATAATGAAGGTACCAAACTAACTGTGTTCAACACATTGAAGAATATGATAAACCTCACAAACCTTGAACTCCTTTACTGTGACCTAGAGCGCATTCCGCATTCTATTTTTAGCTTGTACAATCTACGTGAAATTGATCTAAAAGGCAACAGGCTTAAGACAATAGAAGAAATTATTAGTTTCCAGCATCTAAAATGGCTTTCTTGCCTTAAACTTTGGCACAATGCTATTGCATATATACCAGTGCAAATTGGGACACTATCAAATCTGGAGCAGCTGTACCTTAACAATAACAGAATTGAAAGTGTACCACCACAACTTTTTTTATGTCGCAAATTACGATATTTGGACTTAAGCAATAATCACTTGACTTCTTTTGGCGATGAGATCGGTAATCTGAAACATCTTCAATATCTTAACGTATCCAACAATAAT AATTCCTACCCAATGGACTATTTCAGTGCCACAATCTACGGACATTGCTGTTGGGAAAGAACAGCTTGA
- the LOC121289109 gene encoding volume-regulated anion channel subunit LRRC8B-like isoform X1 yields MFTVSEFKWLTDPQTAYRILKPWWDVFSHYICMVMLLISLLGGTLQIAQNKMLCLPCKVVVNEYCKAPWESNIGTSVNNTPVLSGIKNLLDKQQYAYIDAVCYEKQLHWFSKFFPYLVLWQTLLFLICSNFWFKYPSTSSRLEHFITILHKCFDSPWTTRALSEAVEISGEKQSYRKAKQISRLSFSNLNFEMGTKFTVSRVEPNLTDATERTILDRKEGEQAKAIFEKVKKFKAHVEEKDIVYKLYMRQIIFKVILFILIISYIPYYIIELHFDINCNVDIQIFTGYQQYHCVHSLSTIFRILASFYTILVVLHGFLSVYSLYWMLRRSLKKYSFETVREESSYRDIPDIINDFAFILHLSDQYDPLYSKRFSVFLSEVSENKLKQINLNLEWTAERLRYKLQKTPQDKMELYLFMLSGLPDAVFELKELEVLKLELLTEAKFQAAMSQLTNLKELHLYHTPTTVEPQALNCLSENLQTLYIKFTDMDKSPRWIFNLKNLTELHLAGNLKMEKNHFVSLSGLENLKNLKVLYMKNSLPHIPAVVTGSGLPLNKLSIDNEGTKLTVFNTLKNMINLTNLELLYCDLERIPHSIFSLYNLREIDLKGNRLKTIEEIISFQHLKWLSCLKLWHNAIAYIPVQIGTLSNLEQLYLNNNRIESVPPQLFLCRKLRYLDLSNNHLTSFGDEIGNLKHLQYLNVSNNNLEFLPNGLFQCHNLRTLLLGKNSLTVLSPLVGDLENLVFLELIGNQFEILPEELGRCNFKPSGLIVEESVFNTLPASVREYLLKNDLEQV; encoded by the exons ATGTTTACTGTGTCCGAGTTCAAATGGTTGACAGATCCTCAGACAGCCTACCGCATATTAAAACCATGGTGGGATGTTTTTAGCCATTACATCTGCATGGTGATGCTCTTGATTTCCCTGCTAGGAGGAACACTCCAGATTGCTCAGAATAAAATGTTATGCCTTCCTTGCAAGGTGGTTGTCAATGAGTACTGCAAGGCCCCTTGGGAGAGTAATATTGGTACTTCAGTAAATAATACTCCTGTTCTAAGTGGAATAAAGAACCTTCTCGACAAGCAGCAGTACGCATACATTGATGCTGTGTGCTATGAGAAGCAGCTTCATTGGTTTTCCAAGTTCTTCCCCTACCTTGTGCTCTGGCAGACGCTGCTCTTTTTGATTTGCAGCAACTTTTGGTTCAAGTACCCCAGCACCAGTTCAAGGCTCGAGCACTTCATCACCATTCTGCACAAGTGCTTTGACTCACCATGGACAACACGGGCATTGTCTGAGGCAGTCGAGATCAGTGGCGAGAAGCAGTCTTACCGCAAAGCGAAGCAAATATCCAGACTATCTTTCTCCAACTTAAACTTTGAAATGGGTACCAAgtttacagtgagcagagtggagcCCAATCTTACCGATGCCACCGAAAGAACTATCCTGGACCGAAAGGAAGGGGAGCAAGCAAAAGCCATCTTTGAAAAGGTGAAGAAGTTCAAAGCACATGTTGAAGAAAAAGATATTGTCTACAAGTTGTATATGAGACAGATTATTTTCAAAGTGATTCTATTCATTCTTATTATTTCATATATTCCCTATTATATTATTGAGTTGCATTTTGATATCAATTGCAATGTTGATATACAGATATTTACAGGATATCAACAGTATCACTGTGTCCATTCCTTGTCAACTATATTCAGAATCTTAGCATCTTTTTATACAATACTGGTTGTGTTACATGGATTTCTTAGTGTCTATAGCCTATACTGGATGCTCAGACGCTCACTGAAGAAATATTCTTTTGAAACTGTTCGTGAGGAAAGTAGTTACAGGGACATTCCAGACATTATAAATGATTTTGCTTTCATTCTTCACTTATCAGACCAATATGATCCACTTTATTCAAAGCGATTCTCAGTCTTCCTCTCAGAGGTCAGTGAAAACAAGTTGAAGCAGATTAACCTTAATCTGGAGTGGACAGCAGAAAGATTAAGGTATAAACTGCAGAAGACCCCTCAAGACAAGATGGAGTTGTACCTGTTCATGTTAAGCGGACTCCCAGATGCTGTCTTTGAACTGAAAGAACTTGAAGTGCTAAAATTGGAGCTCCTAACTGAAGCCAAATTCCAAGCAGCAATGTCTCAGCTTACCAACCTTAAGGAGTTGCACCTTTACCACACACCAACCACAGTGGAACCGCAGGCATTGAATTGCTTATCTGAAAATCTACAAACATTGTACATCAAGTTCACTGACATGGATAAAAGCCCACGTTGGATATTTAATCTAAAGAATCTGACAGAACTTCATTTAGCTGGTAACTTAAAAATGGAAAAGAATCACTTTGTGTCCTTAAGCGGACTTGAGAACCTAAAGAACTTAAAAGTTCTATACATGAAAAATAGTCTTCCTCACATTCCAGCAGTGGTAACTGGGTCAGGACTCCCCTTAAACAAACTGTCTATTGATAATGAAGGTACCAAACTAACTGTGTTCAACACATTGAAGAATATGATAAACCTCACAAACCTTGAACTCCTTTACTGTGACCTAGAGCGCATTCCGCATTCTATTTTTAGCTTGTACAATCTACGTGAAATTGATCTAAAAGGCAACAGGCTTAAGACAATAGAAGAAATTATTAGTTTCCAGCATCTAAAATGGCTTTCTTGCCTTAAACTTTGGCACAATGCTATTGCATATATACCAGTGCAAATTGGGACACTATCAAATCTGGAGCAGCTGTACCTTAACAATAACAGAATTGAAAGTGTACCACCACAACTTTTTTTATGTCGCAAATTACGATATTTGGACTTAAGCAATAATCACTTGACTTCTTTTGGCGATGAGATCGGTAATCTGAAACATCTTCAATATCTTAACGTATCCAACAATAAT CTAGAATTCCTACCCAATGGACTATTTCAGTGCCACAATCTACGGACATTGCTGTTGGGAAAGAACAGCTTGACAGTATTATCACCTCTAGTGGGTGATTTGGAGAACCTTGTATTTTTGGAACTTATTGGAAACCAGTTTGAGATCCTACCTGAAGAACTAGGCCGGTGTAATTTTAAACCAAGTGGCCTTATTGTGGAAGAGTCAGTCTTTAATACATTACCAGCGTCTGTAAGAGAATATTTGCTAAAAAATGATTTAGAGCAAGTGTAA